The Primulina tabacum isolate GXHZ01 chromosome 16, ASM2559414v2, whole genome shotgun sequence genome window below encodes:
- the LOC142529309 gene encoding heavy metal-associated isoprenylated plant protein 7-like produces MGEEEAKKPQEAAKVEEEKKVEAPKAEKPAADGKKDDKKPEEPKAAELAPPAPPPPREIVLKVYMHCEGCARKVRRCLKGFEGVEEVVTDSRSSKVIVRGEKADPLKVLERVQKKSHRLVELISPIPKPEEAKKPEEKEVVKVEEKKEELPVMTVVLGVYMHCEACAQEIKKRIQKMKGVESVEPDLKSSQVLVKGVIEPEKLADYIHKRTGKHAVIIKTEPEKKEEVKKEGKEEKKTEEGEKKEAKKGEESGKEKNHAAPAVGGEPPAPAPLVLGVEADESKLEMRRNEYYNYQYLQNYQVYPQMHVHELQAYPPQMFSDENPNACSVM; encoded by the exons ATGGGAGAG GAAGAGGCGAAGAAGCCGCAGGAAGCTGCGAAGGTGGAGGAGGAGAAGAAAGTGGAAGCCCCCAAGGCTGAGAAACCAGCTGCCGATGGGAAGAAAGATGACAAGAAACCTGAGGAGCCTAAGGCGGCGGAGCTGGCGCCGCCGGCTCCTCCTCCGCCGCGTGAGATTGTGTTGAAGGTGTACATGCATTGCGAGGGGTGTGCTAGGAAAGTCCGCCGCTGTCTCAAAGGCTTCGAGG GTGTGGAGGAGGTAGTAACAGATTCCAGGAGCAGTAAAGTGATTGTGAGAGGCGAGAAAGCAGATCCGTTGAAGGTTTTGGAGAGGGTCCAGAAGAAGAGCCACCGCCTCGTGGAGCTTATTTCTCCAATCCCAAAGCCTGAAGAAGCCAAGAAACCTGAAGAAAAAGAGGTGGTCAAAGTTGAAGAGAAAAAGGAGGAG CTACCTGTGATGACAGTGGTGTTGGGAGTTTACATGCACTGTGAAGCTTGCGCACAAGAAATCAAGAAGCGgattcagaaaatgaaag GAGTTGAGAGTGTAGAACCAGACCTCAAGAGCTCGCAAGTACTCGTAAAAGGCGTAATCGAACCCGAAAAGCTCGCCGATTACATCCACAAACGGACCGGAAAACACGCCGTGATCATCAAAACGGAGCCGGAGAAGAAGGAAGAGGTGAAAAAGGAAGGGAAAGAGGAGAAGAAAACAGAGGAAGGAGAGAAAAAAGAAGCGAAGAAAGGCGAAGAAAGCGGCAAAGAAAAGAATCACGCCGCACCGGCAGTCGGCGGGGAGCCACCGGCGCCGGCTCCGTTGGTTCTTGGGGTGGAGGCGGATGAATCCAAGCTGGAGATGAGGAGGAATGAATACTACAACTACCAGTACCTGCAGAATTACCAGGTTTACCCTCAGATGCATGTTCATGAATTGCAGGCATATCCGCCGCAGATGTTCAGCGACGAGAATCCGAACGCATGTAGTGTGATGTAA